In Pseudokineococcus lusitanus, the genomic window GCCTCGCCGACCTCGCCGAGCACCTCACCGAGGTCGTCGCCGCCGCCACGGCCGTCGCCCCCGAGCCGCCGCGCGCGGCCGCACCCGAGGTCCCCGCCCCCCGCACCCCCCGGGACGACGAGCCGGCCCCGCCGCGCGTCCCCGCCCAGCAGCCGGGCCCGGAGCAGCGCCGCGACCCCGAGCTCCGCCGCGCCTTCGGCGCCCTCCTGCGCGACCTCACCGGCTCCGAGGTGCTCACCCAGCAGGCCGTCGCGCTGCTGCGCGGCGTCGTCGACCGGTCCCGCCCGACCACCGGGGGCACGCCCCCGGTCGCCGGCACCGAGGCCGACACCGAGGCCGTCGCCGCGCTGCTCGACGACGTCGGCCGCGACCTCGCCGCCGCCCGCGAGCGCCTGGCCGAGGCCGAGGCCGCCCACGCCGAGGAGCAGCTCGAGCGCGCCCTCGCCGAGCAGGCCCGCGGCGAGGCCGAGCGCCGGCTGCGCGACCTGCAGCGCCTCGTCCAGCGCCGCGGCGTCGACCTCGACGTCTGGTCCGAGCCCCCCGCCGACCGCGCCGAGGACGTCCCGTCGTCGATGGCCGAGCTCGTCGCCCGGCTCCGCCTGCCGCAGCTGGACCGCGTCGTCTTCACCGGCGACGCCGGCCCCGCGCTCGAGCTCGACGAGCTCGTCCACACCGGCCTGCACGTGCAGCGCACGTGGGAGGCGCTGCTCGCCCTGCGCGACTACGCCGCCGCCAAGGCCGACGGCCGCGTCGACTCCGACCTCCAGGGCTACCTCGAGCGGACGCCGGACGGCCTCTGCACGTGGCCGGCCCAGCGCCACGCGCGCGGCGAGAGCCTCACCGTCCAGTCCGACCCGCGCCTGCGCGGCAGCCGCCTCCTGCCCGTGCCGACGGAGGTCGACCCCTCCGGCCGCGTCCCCATGTGGGCCCACCTCAAGCTGCTGACCTACGGGCAGACCAGCCCGCGGCTGCACTACTACGACGACACCCGCCGCTCCGGCTGCGTCTACGTCGGCTACGTCGGCCGGCACCTGCGCAACACGCAGACGAGCTGACGCCTCCCCTCCGCGGAGGGGACCCGTCAGCCGGCCGTCCCGCCCGGGACGGCCCGCGCCGCGCCGGCCTCCTCGCCGTCGCCGTGCCGGGACCGCGCCCGGGCGACGACCCGCAGCACCAGCCCGACGACGACCGCCGCGGACACCGCCAGCACCGTCCCCAGCAGCGGCGTCCCCGCGACCCGTCCGCCGAGGGCGCCGAGCGTCACGTACAGCCCGGCCCACAGGGCGCACGCGACGACGTCGGCCGCGAGGAACCGCGAGAGCGGGTGGCGGCCGCTGGCCAGGGCGACGACGACGGGCGCCCGTCCGCCCGGCAGGAGGCGACCCGTGACGACGGCCTGCCCCGCGTGCGCCGCGATGCCCGCCCGCGCGCTGCGCACGGCCGGGAAGAAGCGCCGCGCGACGAGCCACCGCTGCGTCCGCGCCGGCAGGTGGTGCGCGGCCACGCGCGACCCGACGAAGAGCGCGCCGTCCCCCAGCACCGACGCGCCGACGCACACCCCGTAGACGAGGAGCAGCGTCGACCACGAGCCGGACGCCAGCGCCGCCGCCCCGCTGAGCACCTGGCCGGTCGGCACGAAGGGGATGCTCGACCCGAGGAGGACGACCAGCCCGACGAGCAGGACGTGCCAGGTGTCCACACCGGCTCCCTCGGCTCGTCGGTGGCCGCCCCGGTCGGTCGGCCGGGTGGTCGGCGGGTCAGCGGCCGGCGGCGCCCGGTCGGTCGCGCCGGACGCTACCCGCGGGCGGGGCGTCGCCCGCCCGCCGCGCCTACGCCGCGTCGACGTCGGTGATCCCGGCCTCGCGCGCCACCTGGCGACGACGGCGCACGGACGGCGCGGCGAGCGCCGCCGCGAGCGCGAGGGCGCCCACCCCCGCGCAGGCCCAGAAGCCGGCGGTGAAGGAGGAGTCCGCCGGCAGCCCCTGCGGCGTCGCGCCCCCCGCGAGCAGCGCGGCCACGACCGCGGTGCCGATGCTGCTGCCGACGGTGCGCACCACGGTGTTGGCGCTGACGGCCTCGCCGGTCTGGTCGGCCGGCACGCTCTCGATGATGGCGTTGGAGGTCGCCGCGAGGGCCATGCCGATCCCGATGCCGGTCAGGACGCCGGAGACGACGACCTGCCCGATCTCCGCGTGCGAGACCGCCGGCACGACGAAGGCGGCGGTGACGGAGACGCTCCCGAGCAGCATCGGCACCTTGGGCCCGACCCGGCGCACGAGCATCCCGGCGACCGGCCCCGCCACGACCATCATCACGACCGTCGGCAGGAGGAAGAGCCCGGCCTCGCTGACGCTCTTGCCGAAGCCGTACCCGACCTGGGAAGGCAGCTGGAGCAGCGTCGGGACGAGCACGAAGGTGCCGAACATCGCGAAGCCGAAGGCGAGCGCGACGAGGTGCGCCGTCCACACGCCGCGGACGGCGAAGAGCCGGACGTCGACGAGCGGCTCGGCCGTCCGCAGCTCGACCTGCACGAAGGCCACGAGCGCGAGCGCGCCGAGGACGAGCAGCCCGAGCGTGCGCGGGTCGCCCCAGCCCCACGTCTGCCCCTCGGTCACGGCCAGGAGCACGGACACCAGCCCGACGGCGAGGACGACCGTCCCCGGCAGGTCCAGCCGGCCCGCCTTCCGCACCGGCGACTCGGGGATGCCCACGGCCGTCCCGACGAGCGCGACGACGACGAGCACCGCGGGCAGCCAGAAGAGCCAGTGCCACGACAGGTGCTCGACCACCGGGCCGGCGGCGACGATGCCGACGCCCGCGCCGATCCCGAAGATGGCCGACAGCAGGCCGATCGTCACGCTGACCTTCTCGCGCGGCAGCGTGTCCCGGACGATCCCGATGGACAGCGGCATGACCGCGCCCGCCGCGCCCTGGAGGACGCGGCCGACGACGAGGACGCCGAGGCTCGGCGCGAGCGCGGCCAGCACCGTCCCCGCGAGCAGCAGCGCGAGGACGACGAGCATCACGCGGCGCTTGCCGACCATGTCGCCCAGCCGCCCGAGGACCGGCGTGAGCACCGCCGCGGACAGCAGGTACGCCGTCAGCACCCAGCTCGCCTGGCCCGTCGCCACGCCGAGGTCGGCGCCGATGGTGGGCAGCGCGGGCGCCACGAGCGACTGCAGGACGGCGAAGGACAGGCCGCCGAGCGAGAGGTAGAGGACGACGGCGGTGCTGCTGACGGGTCGCCGGGCGGCGTGCCGCGCACGGCCGGGGGCAGCGGGGGCCGGGCCGCCGGGCGCCGCCGTGGTGGTCGAGGACATGGGGCTCCGCCCGGATGTAAACCGACGTTGACGTGAGGACGCTACGCCCCCTCGACGCCGATGTCGACGCGCGTTGACATCGGCGGCGCCCGACGGGGTGACGGCTACCGTCGCCGCATGAGCGCCGCGCCCTCCGAGCCGCGCCGTCGGGACGCGGCCGAGACCCGCCGCCTCCTCGTCGCCGCGGCCCGGCGCCGCTTCGCGCAGGACGGGTACCAGGGCACGACCGTGCGCGACGTCGCCGCGGACGCCGGCGTCAACGTCGCCCTCATCAACCGCTACTTCACGTCGAAGGAGGGCCTCTTCGAGGCCTGCCTCCCCCGCACCCTGGCCGCGCTCGACGCGCACCCCGACGACCTGGGCGCCGCCGTCGACCGCGTCGTGCGACGGCTCGTCGCCGCGACGACGGACGAGGAGGTCCGCGTGCCGCTCCTGCTGCTGCTGCGCAGCTCCGGGGACGCGCGCGCCGACG contains:
- a CDS encoding DedA family protein, which produces MDTWHVLLVGLVVLLGSSIPFVPTGQVLSGAAALASGSWSTLLLVYGVCVGASVLGDGALFVGSRVAAHHLPARTQRWLVARRFFPAVRSARAGIAAHAGQAVVTGRLLPGGRAPVVVALASGRHPLSRFLAADVVACALWAGLYVTLGALGGRVAGTPLLGTVLAVSAAVVVGLVLRVVARARSRHGDGEEAGAARAVPGGTAG
- a CDS encoding MFS transporter — its product is MSSTTTAAPGGPAPAAPGRARHAARRPVSSTAVVLYLSLGGLSFAVLQSLVAPALPTIGADLGVATGQASWVLTAYLLSAAVLTPVLGRLGDMVGKRRVMLVVLALLLAGTVLAALAPSLGVLVVGRVLQGAAGAVMPLSIGIVRDTLPREKVSVTIGLLSAIFGIGAGVGIVAAGPVVEHLSWHWLFWLPAVLVVVALVGTAVGIPESPVRKAGRLDLPGTVVLAVGLVSVLLAVTEGQTWGWGDPRTLGLLVLGALALVAFVQVELRTAEPLVDVRLFAVRGVWTAHLVALAFGFAMFGTFVLVPTLLQLPSQVGYGFGKSVSEAGLFLLPTVVMMVVAGPVAGMLVRRVGPKVPMLLGSVSVTAAFVVPAVSHAEIGQVVVSGVLTGIGIGMALAATSNAIIESVPADQTGEAVSANTVVRTVGSSIGTAVVAALLAGGATPQGLPADSSFTAGFWACAGVGALALAAALAAPSVRRRRQVAREAGITDVDAA
- a CDS encoding TetR/AcrR family transcriptional regulator; its protein translation is MSAAPSEPRRRDAAETRRLLVAAARRRFAQDGYQGTTVRDVAADAGVNVALINRYFTSKEGLFEACLPRTLAALDAHPDDLGAAVDRVVRRLVAATTDEEVRVPLLLLLRSSGDARADELRRTTLRGFAERLAAAAAREGGRPADEGLLLRAEMALGVLLGTVVLRTSVAVEPLASTDAGLLEEPLRAAVLSLLRPTAD